The nucleotide sequence ATATTATTCACCAAATTGTCCCTAAAGCtctgttttctttaaatttgattatttttaatcatcaaGTATTTTTCACGCATCTCATGAAATATTCCCATATCGTGGACCATGAATACTTTGTTGAATTATGCCAAATTTTAGCATCTAATGTTTAGAAATTCGGTTCAAAAGTGTTCCATAACGTATGTAATATGGCCTGtatatttaggaaaataaaGTATAGAAATTTATTCATGTTTGTTTCGTTTTCTAGCACACAATCTTCCTGCTAACTCATTACATTCCAGTACGCTTTTAGTTTTAACGGTgcaaactgaattttttaatactattGATGTAGGATTTTACACACTCCCCCCACATTCAGTTCTGgtataaataaaagtatttttcaaatattttccatttaagagTGGTCACCTAGAGGGAAAGTTCAATAATAACCATATTTTAAGTTACAATTCAATAGCATACTTGATATATTTTGATTGATATACCGTATTGCCAATAACTCCGTTCCATTTATCGTAAAGGTAGCACCCTGTAAAACCTGTCTAATACGAGGGAACAAACTTGCACTACAACGTGACATACTGATGGCAGCTAcgtataaagaaaaattcaatccttaagaaacttttatatatttcattACGAAATAAGTACAAAAGCTGGATATATGTAAATTACTTATAAAAGTActaaaaagttacaaaaacaaatagtataaacaaaataacaatatgaATAGACTTACATAAAATTGTATCTAACGTAATTATACATGTTAAGTGCGTTCTGCTAACACTGACGAATAAAAGTTATGACGCTTTCGATTGAACTGCTGTACTCAAATAGGCATAAACGCTTTAAACCttatacctaaaataaaatgtttatgcCACAGCTAGGTTCGAAATAAACATTACGGTATTTATAGATACTTTTCTTACTCTACAAGATACCTACTGTTACGAGTaagtaataatatatttaacaaAACCGCCTTTAGATGTTACATCATAATTTTGTAcgtatatcaattttaaaagtcaTATATGAAGGAACTTTATTAACAGCGATAAAGATCGTATATTTTCTAAGTAATTATCTCTTTGGTCTTGCTATTGTAATAATGCAGacgattaattattatttcatttactCTCGTTTAAACTGGCGTCGCTGTTTCAAAACTTATTATTGTTACTTAATAGCTACACTCTACTTTTAGAGTTACAAAAAggggaataaaaaaaacataattaagtAGGTGCTGTAGGAGGCGACGTACTACTTGGTCCCTCCTTATTGGCGGTATTGGGAGGAGGAATCATAAGAGGAGCGTGTGCTTGGTTTTGAACTTGCCCCGCGTTAGCTAATTCTCGCTGAATGGCGATTCGGCGGGCTATTCGTTCTGCTCTTTCCTCCCTCAGAGTTTTGAAGAAGCTGAAGAAAGCAAAAAGTCCTAATGCCTAAAAGAAAACCAAGAGGtacacttaataaaaaaaaaacaaatataggGGTCTTCaacacaaaaacaacaaaaagcTTACGCTGTATATTGtcctaataattatttataatacttACGTGAAATAACACAGACACGAACCCGATAATGGCCCCATCTATTAAAATCCGCTTTACATACTTAATTAATGGCATTTTGCAACCTTCTGAATACATTGAAGAACTTGAATTTCCAGATATTGCAAAGCAAGACACTGGATATGAGTCTGTTTTATTATGGTAGTCTTGCATGCCATTAATTCCACAACAATGTAGCTGAAACcaatgataataaatataagtATATCTTTATTTCTAGtgcccatttaaaaaataattatttttgcccCAATGAAAATCGTATATTATATAGGCTATTTCCtactatttttgaaatacttattaatataaattttaaaagtattatttaataaaaaaaaaaaatgtgacagCGGTGGGATTCGAACCCACGCCCTTTCGGACTGGTGCCTAAAACCAGCGCCTTAGACCGCTCGGCCACGCTGCCTTCGTTTCGACGGCCGCCTTAGCTACATAATACTTACTTGGCTTTGTAATTTGTGCCAGtcttttttatagtaattcAATGTAATTAATTCGCCGAATGACGTCACCATTAAATCGATCGACCCAACCTCGACTTCGTCCCACAAAATAATCGACCAAACTCCAACGGCAAATTCACACGCCAGCAAAAGCAGCGTAAATATCATAAACTGGAAGGAATTAAATAAGAGcgttaatacattttaatcaaaacaaaCAATCAATTACtatttaaagaataatttcaCCAATAgactttttataataattaatggaatatttttcatgtagccctgatatacatatgtatgtgacAACACAAGACTTGCTTGTAGTTGGGCATGTACGTAACTTCACGTCACCACGAAGTGCGACAATAACAAATATACGTATTGAACAAAGAGCGAAGGTGCAAAGTACGTTCTAGTGGCAGAACCAGGTTGGACTTACCaggaaaatgtggaaattatgTTCCC is from Euwallacea similis isolate ESF13 chromosome 14, ESF131.1, whole genome shotgun sequence and encodes:
- the LOC136413460 gene encoding 23 kDa integral membrane protein-like, producing MASLKVKEVLCLIYSGLLFLSGLVLIGTSAYFLFKLFYHYTFIPSGSVGPFFVILLLGILHLFLTWLGIKGPTREHNFHIFLFMIFTLLLLACEFAVGVWSIILWDEVEVGSIDLMVTSFGELITLNYYKKDWHKLQSQLHCCGINGMQDYHNKTDSYPVSCFAISGNSSSSMYSEGCKMPLIKYVKRILIDGAIIGFVSVLFHALGLFAFFSFFKTLREERAERIARRIAIQRELANAGQVQNQAHAPLMIPPPNTANKEGPSSTSPPTAPT